A portion of the bacterium genome contains these proteins:
- a CDS encoding ABC transporter ATP-binding protein, with protein KPQIIFYDEPTTGLDPITSENLTELIRKIHQNFNTTDITVTHDVKLAGKIGKRLILIDEGKIIESGTYEELREKSKHPIIRSYIETGG; from the coding sequence AAACCTCAAATAATATTTTATGATGAGCCCACTACAGGCCTTGACCCAATAACAAGTGAAAATCTTACTGAATTGATAAGAAAAATACATCAAAATTTTAATACAACAGATATAACTGTAACACATGATGTTAAACTTGCAGGAAAAATAGGTAAAAGATTGATTTTGATTGATGAAGGTAAAATAATAGAAAGTGGTACATACGAAGAATTGAGGGAAAAAAGTAAGCATCCGATAATAAGAAGTTATATTGAAACGGGAGGATAA